From the genome of Virgibacillus siamensis, one region includes:
- a CDS encoding stage V sporulation protein D, translating to MKRVSAVTVRKRIVTVFLAGILLFTIIDVRLGYVQFIIGDELMKKADESWSRDITFEPERGKILDRNGEVLAENVSAPSVIVVPKQIKNPQKAAGKIANILGITEKKAYEYVTKNAVYARIHPAGRKISEEQEKAFRTLNLDGVYLAEDSKRHYPYGDYLSHVLGFAGIDNQGLMGLELYYNDKLNGDEGSLSFYSDAKGMKLEQIADEYKPPEDGLNLKTTINLKVQTIMERELDQAVAKFNPDGALAIAVDPDTGGVLAMSSRPNFKPENYQHVDPKIYNRNLPIWSTYEPGSTFKIITLAAALEEGTVDLKHDSYNDDGDISVSGTKLHCWKSGGHGHQSYLEVVQNSCNPGFVNLGMKLGEEKLFSYIRDFGFGRKTGIDLKGEGNGILFDPDKIGPVELATTSFGQGVSVTPIQQVMAVAAAVNGGKLYEPFIAKKWIEPETGNTVKTIKPELKETVISASTSKKIRYALESVVAKGTGRPAFVEGYRVGGKTGTAQKVGPDGRYMKNNYIVSFIGFAPADDPEIVVYVAIDNPKNTVAFGGVVSAPIVGSIIGDSLRAMGVAPSKDGMKKKLKWTDQPKVEVPDLVGLQKSDLRKYLTNLSIKASGDGKYIIDQEPSAGTKVEKGDKIRIYLSDKKNRDSD from the coding sequence ATGAAACGCGTATCTGCTGTAACGGTACGAAAACGAATAGTTACTGTTTTTCTTGCTGGTATACTGCTTTTTACAATTATTGATGTCCGGCTGGGCTATGTTCAATTTATCATTGGTGATGAACTGATGAAAAAAGCGGATGAATCCTGGAGCAGGGATATTACATTTGAGCCTGAACGCGGGAAGATTTTGGACAGGAATGGTGAAGTGCTTGCTGAAAATGTATCCGCACCATCTGTTATTGTTGTTCCGAAACAAATTAAAAATCCGCAAAAAGCAGCCGGAAAAATCGCCAACATATTAGGTATTACAGAAAAAAAGGCATATGAGTACGTTACGAAAAATGCTGTCTATGCAAGGATCCATCCGGCGGGAAGGAAAATTTCCGAGGAACAGGAAAAGGCATTCAGAACACTTAATTTGGATGGTGTTTATTTGGCGGAAGATTCGAAGCGTCATTATCCGTATGGGGATTACTTATCCCATGTACTTGGTTTTGCCGGAATTGATAACCAGGGATTAATGGGGCTTGAACTCTACTATAATGATAAACTTAACGGGGACGAAGGCAGTCTATCATTCTATTCAGATGCCAAGGGGATGAAACTGGAACAGATTGCAGATGAATATAAACCGCCCGAAGATGGATTAAATTTGAAAACTACGATCAATTTAAAGGTTCAAACCATCATGGAGCGGGAACTGGATCAGGCGGTAGCCAAATTCAATCCGGATGGCGCACTTGCGATAGCAGTAGACCCTGATACGGGCGGAGTACTTGCTATGTCATCACGGCCTAATTTCAAACCGGAAAACTATCAACATGTTGATCCGAAAATATATAATCGGAATCTGCCAATTTGGAGCACATATGAGCCGGGCTCCACCTTTAAGATTATTACATTGGCAGCGGCGCTTGAAGAAGGCACGGTAGACTTGAAGCATGACAGCTACAATGACGATGGCGATATCAGTGTCAGCGGAACAAAGCTTCACTGTTGGAAAAGCGGTGGTCATGGTCATCAATCCTACCTGGAGGTTGTTCAAAACTCTTGTAACCCGGGATTCGTTAATTTAGGGATGAAACTCGGAGAAGAAAAACTGTTTTCTTATATCAGAGATTTTGGTTTCGGTCGTAAAACTGGTATAGATCTGAAAGGAGAGGGTAACGGAATCCTCTTTGATCCGGATAAAATAGGTCCGGTTGAATTAGCAACGACTTCGTTCGGACAAGGTGTTTCTGTAACGCCGATTCAACAGGTTATGGCTGTCGCTGCTGCGGTAAATGGCGGGAAATTATATGAGCCGTTTATCGCGAAAAAATGGATTGAACCGGAAACAGGAAATACGGTTAAGACGATTAAACCGGAACTAAAGGAAACTGTTATTTCTGCTTCCACCTCCAAGAAAATCAGGTATGCACTTGAAAGTGTTGTAGCTAAAGGAACGGGGCGTCCAGCATTTGTGGAAGGATACCGGGTTGGAGGGAAAACCGGTACTGCGCAAAAAGTCGGACCCGATGGACGGTATATGAAGAATAATTACATTGTTTCTTTTATCGGATTTGCGCCTGCTGATGACCCGGAAATTGTCGTATATGTTGCCATTGATAATCCAAAAAACACAGTAGCGTTCGGTGGGGTGGTATCAGCGCCTATCGTTGGTTCCATTATTGGTGACAGCTTGCGGGCAATGGGCGTGGCGCCGAGTAAAGATGGCATGAAGAAAAAACTCAAATGGACGGATCAGCCAAAAGTTGAAGTCCCTGATCTTGTTGGTCTTCAAAAAAGCGACCTCCGAAAATATTTGACGAATCTCTCCATTAAAGCGAGTGGAGATGGCAAGTATATAATTGATCAGGAACCATCGGCTGGAACGAAGGTGGAAAAAGGCGATAAAATCCGAATATATTTATCTGACAAAAAAAATCGTGATTCGGATTGA
- a CDS encoding UDP-N-acetylmuramoyl-L-alanyl-D-glutamate--2,6-diaminopimelate ligase, whose product MKLSELLSELAFYETNAPIEDVEIRDIEMDSREVQAGDLFICIDGFTVDGHDFAEQAVQNGASAILAEKELAVSIPVVKVASTSRAMAMIAGKFYDYPTKHFPLIGVTGTNGKTTVTYLLESIFNQFNRKTGLIGTIQMKIGEAVYPVKNTTPDALFLQRTFKQMRDEQIDQGIMEVSSHALDLGRVHGCDFDVAVFTNISQDHLDYHHSMEEYLHAKSLLFAQLGNGYGNGKKKYAVINLDDPHSDILIRSTAQQVITYGCEKDAQVMAEDINLEVTKTSFKLVTPVGSVQVNSKLVGKFNIYNMLAASAAAIAANVPLSAIKDALEQVKGVSGRFQPVEGDHDFAVIVDYAHTPDSLENVLETIKGFAKKKVYVVVGCGGDRDKTKRPLMADIAMNYADHVVFTSDNPRTENPSAILDDMTEGLKGTHYEVIESRKDAITTAVKQADTDDIVLIAGKGHETYQEIDGVRHDFDDREEAKQAIDAKENL is encoded by the coding sequence ATGAAATTATCAGAATTACTTTCTGAGCTTGCTTTTTATGAAACAAATGCGCCTATTGAAGACGTGGAAATCAGAGATATAGAAATGGACTCACGCGAGGTGCAGGCAGGTGATCTGTTTATTTGTATCGATGGTTTCACAGTTGATGGCCATGATTTCGCAGAACAGGCTGTTCAAAACGGTGCAAGTGCAATTCTTGCGGAAAAAGAGCTTGCAGTATCTATTCCCGTTGTGAAGGTTGCCAGCACTTCAAGGGCAATGGCGATGATTGCTGGTAAGTTTTACGATTACCCGACTAAACATTTTCCGCTGATTGGCGTTACAGGAACAAACGGAAAAACAACCGTTACCTATTTACTGGAATCCATATTTAATCAGTTTAACCGGAAGACCGGATTGATTGGCACGATTCAGATGAAAATCGGTGAAGCTGTATATCCGGTAAAAAATACAACACCTGATGCATTATTTTTGCAGCGGACATTTAAACAAATGCGAGATGAACAGATTGATCAGGGAATTATGGAAGTATCTTCGCACGCATTGGATCTTGGCAGGGTGCATGGGTGTGATTTTGATGTAGCGGTGTTTACGAATATTTCACAGGATCACCTTGATTATCACCATAGTATGGAGGAATATTTGCATGCAAAAAGCCTGTTGTTCGCACAACTTGGCAACGGCTATGGTAATGGGAAGAAGAAATATGCAGTAATCAATCTCGATGATCCGCATTCAGATATACTCATCCGCAGTACCGCACAACAAGTGATTACATATGGCTGTGAGAAGGACGCACAGGTGATGGCTGAAGATATTAACTTGGAAGTGACCAAAACATCGTTCAAATTAGTGACTCCTGTTGGCTCTGTTCAGGTCAACAGTAAACTGGTTGGCAAGTTTAATATCTATAATATGCTTGCAGCAAGTGCTGCAGCTATAGCAGCGAATGTACCACTTTCGGCCATTAAAGATGCACTTGAACAAGTGAAAGGGGTTAGCGGCCGGTTCCAACCGGTCGAAGGAGATCATGACTTCGCGGTAATTGTTGATTATGCACATACGCCTGATTCTCTTGAAAATGTACTGGAAACGATTAAAGGATTTGCAAAGAAAAAGGTATATGTCGTTGTCGGCTGCGGGGGAGACAGGGATAAGACGAAACGTCCATTAATGGCGGATATAGCAATGAACTATGCAGATCATGTTGTGTTTACTTCTGATAATCCGCGTACCGAAAATCCTTCAGCAATACTGGATGATATGACGGAAGGACTTAAAGGGACACATTATGAAGTGATCGAAAGCCGGAAAGATGCAATCACCACAGCAGTGAAACAGGCTGATACGGATGATATTGTTCTGATTGCCGGAAAGGGACATGAAACATACCAGGAAATCGACGGTGTACGTCACGATTTTGATGACAGGGAAGAAGCGAAACAGGCAATCGATGCAAAGGAGAATTTGTGA
- a CDS encoding UDP-N-acetylmuramoyl-tripeptide--D-alanyl-D-alanine ligase: MLFTTEWLSTIFKDCQGAFKEPLPIKEVVTDSRKNTNKALFIPISGETFDGHDFINQAFNNGAVGTLWEKGKELPGFLPTDFPIYFVDNTLVALQQLASAYRDVVDPTVIGITGSNGKTTTKDLMAAVLKKSFRTHNTEGNLNNHIGVPLTILSMPRDTQVLVAEMGMNHFGEIEVLSNIIKPDYAIITNIGESHIEYLGSREGIATAKLEIIKGMNEDGCLILDGDELLLKQMHSRNNVITCGFDAHNDVIIKHVNLGQKRTHFTLSNGEQYAIPLMGGHHALNATFAITIAGKMGVSATDMNDALSTLEHTSMRFELLQGTNGVSVINDAYNASPTSTKAAITVVKQMDGFDQKVLVLGDILELGEQSELFHQSIANVIDNSITAVFTLGEQAERITQETKQNNPSIICRHYKSKEVLLEALGEYLRQDTLILFKASRMMQFEWFVEEIVHSK, from the coding sequence ATGTTGTTTACCACCGAGTGGCTGTCGACGATTTTTAAGGACTGTCAGGGAGCTTTCAAGGAACCATTGCCGATAAAAGAGGTAGTTACCGACAGCCGAAAAAATACAAATAAAGCGTTATTTATTCCAATTAGCGGTGAAACATTCGATGGCCATGATTTTATTAATCAAGCCTTTAATAATGGAGCTGTGGGTACACTGTGGGAAAAGGGAAAAGAGCTGCCAGGGTTTTTGCCTACTGATTTCCCCATTTATTTTGTGGATAACACACTAGTTGCACTTCAACAGCTTGCTTCAGCATATCGTGATGTGGTGGATCCGACAGTAATTGGAATTACAGGATCGAATGGAAAAACAACAACAAAAGATCTGATGGCAGCTGTGTTGAAAAAATCATTCCGGACCCATAATACGGAAGGTAATTTGAATAATCATATTGGGGTCCCGTTAACGATTTTATCCATGCCGCGTGATACGCAGGTGCTTGTTGCAGAAATGGGAATGAACCATTTTGGTGAAATCGAAGTGCTTTCCAACATTATTAAACCGGATTATGCCATTATTACAAACATCGGTGAATCACATATTGAATACCTTGGTTCACGAGAGGGTATCGCAACAGCTAAGCTTGAGATTATCAAAGGAATGAATGAAGATGGCTGCCTCATTTTGGATGGTGATGAGCTGCTTCTTAAGCAGATGCACTCCCGGAACAATGTTATAACATGCGGATTTGATGCACACAATGATGTAATAATAAAACATGTGAACCTGGGGCAAAAACGAACACACTTCACACTTTCCAACGGGGAACAATATGCAATTCCGCTTATGGGGGGGCATCATGCGTTGAATGCAACATTTGCCATCACAATAGCTGGAAAAATGGGAGTTTCAGCAACCGATATGAATGATGCATTATCAACACTTGAGCATACTTCTATGCGTTTCGAATTATTACAGGGAACAAATGGTGTTTCGGTTATAAACGATGCATATAATGCTTCACCAACATCCACAAAGGCAGCTATTACTGTAGTTAAGCAAATGGATGGATTTGATCAAAAGGTCTTGGTTCTTGGGGATATACTGGAGTTGGGAGAGCAGTCTGAATTATTTCATCAATCCATAGCAAATGTGATTGACAATTCCATTACGGCAGTTTTTACTTTAGGAGAACAGGCAGAGCGTATTACACAGGAAACCAAGCAAAATAACCCATCAATTATCTGCAGGCATTATAAATCGAAAGAGGTACTGCTGGAGGCATTAGGGGAATATCTGAGGCAAGATACACTGATATTGTTTAAAGCCTCCCGTATGATGCAATTCGAGTGGTTTGTTGAAGAGATAGTTCACTCTAAGTAA
- a CDS encoding penicillin-binding protein, protein MRKNKTTHFMSGILILLFAGIFLVLVGRFLYIQATAEINNISLEEWADKKRTTSYTLDSERGKIFGKNGMTLAYDRPTFRIHAIVDETYTENPKEPMHVKNPEKTAEMLAPLLHVKESYILERLEKGINNDRFQVEFGRAGSELSLDTKKKIEKLDIPGIGFEKESLRYYPNGMFASRIIGLAHRENGKIIGDYGIENQMNDVLSGKDGYISYKRDKQGWKLLDADEVIKKPEDGNNVYLTIDQKIQTLLEDVMSQMQKKYEPKRMSAIVMDPHTGEVLAMSNRPSYNPNKINHEVKNWYNDAVSTPIEPGSTMKMFTWASAIEEGVYNGNELYKSGTYQVSDRVTPVHDHNGGKGWGPITYDEGFARSSNVAAAKLVWEKIGTEKFLDYLKAFDFDEKTGIDLPREQKGEILYNWPSEKLTTSFGQGTTVTPIQLMKAATAIANDGKMMKPYVISKVVDPDTHKVVSKKSPEIVGQPISEETADHVMNLMESVVSKKYGTGQEFKLKDFTVAGKTGTSQISKNGKYLIGHGNYIYSFLGAAPKDNPQLMMYVSVKKPELEPYELGSEPVAFIFKNVMEHSLHYLNINPDKENTEPVHAVEIPQLEGESVVDKKESLTKQGLDVTVLGSGETIRAASSEKGAKLLPGDRLILVTDNPTMPDITGWSARDVLQLADLLHLKVETMGHGYAVKQSIKEGTTLKEDAYLGVEFKPPNAEDNQKKENKKKQERN, encoded by the coding sequence ATGAGAAAAAATAAAACCACCCATTTCATGTCGGGTATTCTGATTCTGTTGTTTGCCGGAATATTTTTAGTGCTGGTCGGAAGATTTTTATACATTCAGGCAACAGCCGAAATCAACAATATCTCATTGGAGGAATGGGCGGACAAGAAACGGACAACATCTTACACCCTTGATTCAGAGCGAGGTAAAATATTTGGTAAGAATGGGATGACGTTGGCATACGATCGTCCAACATTTAGAATCCATGCAATTGTGGATGAAACGTATACGGAAAACCCTAAGGAGCCAATGCATGTAAAAAATCCGGAAAAAACTGCGGAAATGCTGGCTCCTTTATTGCATGTTAAAGAAAGTTATATTTTGGAGCGACTAGAAAAAGGGATTAATAACGACCGGTTTCAGGTTGAATTCGGCCGTGCCGGAAGCGAATTGTCACTGGATACGAAGAAAAAAATAGAAAAACTTGATATTCCGGGCATTGGGTTTGAAAAGGAATCGCTTCGTTACTATCCAAATGGAATGTTTGCTTCACGTATTATCGGTCTTGCTCATCGTGAGAATGGGAAGATAATAGGTGATTACGGAATTGAAAATCAGATGAATGATGTATTGAGCGGCAAGGATGGCTATATTTCATATAAACGGGATAAACAAGGCTGGAAACTGCTTGATGCGGATGAGGTTATCAAAAAGCCGGAAGATGGAAATAACGTTTATTTAACGATTGACCAGAAAATACAGACGCTTCTTGAAGACGTTATGTCACAAATGCAAAAGAAATATGAGCCGAAACGTATGTCTGCTATTGTAATGGATCCGCATACCGGTGAAGTTCTGGCAATGAGCAACCGACCAAGCTACAACCCGAATAAGATAAACCACGAAGTCAAAAACTGGTATAACGATGCAGTCTCAACACCGATTGAGCCCGGTTCAACGATGAAAATGTTCACATGGGCTTCAGCTATTGAGGAAGGGGTTTATAATGGGAACGAATTATATAAATCCGGAACCTATCAGGTCAGTGACCGTGTAACGCCTGTACATGATCATAATGGGGGCAAAGGATGGGGGCCTATCACATATGATGAAGGTTTTGCACGCTCATCTAACGTTGCTGCTGCCAAATTGGTCTGGGAGAAAATAGGGACCGAAAAATTCCTTGATTATTTAAAAGCATTTGACTTTGATGAAAAAACGGGTATTGATTTGCCGCGTGAGCAAAAAGGGGAGATTTTATATAACTGGCCAAGTGAAAAATTGACAACTTCATTTGGACAAGGCACTACAGTTACCCCAATTCAATTGATGAAGGCTGCGACAGCCATTGCCAATGACGGTAAAATGATGAAACCATACGTAATTTCTAAAGTGGTTGATCCTGATACACATAAGGTGGTTAGCAAGAAATCACCGGAAATTGTTGGTCAGCCGATATCTGAAGAAACCGCCGACCACGTTATGAACTTAATGGAATCGGTTGTTTCGAAAAAATATGGTACCGGTCAGGAATTTAAACTGAAAGATTTCACAGTTGCGGGAAAAACTGGTACATCACAGATTTCCAAAAACGGCAAATATTTGATTGGCCATGGAAATTATATTTATTCCTTTTTGGGCGCTGCTCCTAAAGATAATCCGCAATTAATGATGTATGTATCTGTGAAAAAGCCGGAACTTGAACCGTATGAACTTGGTTCCGAGCCGGTGGCATTTATCTTTAAAAATGTGATGGAACACAGCTTACATTACTTAAATATCAATCCGGATAAAGAAAACACAGAACCGGTGCATGCAGTGGAAATTCCACAGCTTGAGGGCGAGTCCGTGGTTGATAAGAAAGAAAGTCTTACAAAACAAGGACTGGATGTAACAGTTCTTGGAAGCGGAGAAACCATTAGGGCGGCCTCCTCGGAAAAAGGTGCGAAACTGCTTCCAGGCGACAGACTAATTCTGGTAACGGATAATCCAACCATGCCGGATATTACTGGATGGTCAGCCAGGGATGTTCTGCAGCTTGCAGATCTGTTGCATTTGAAAGTGGAAACCATGGGTCATGGATATGCAGTGAAACAAAGTATAAAAGAGGGTACCACCTTGAAAGAGGATGCATATTTGGGTGTGGAATTTAAACCGCCAAATGCTGAGGACAATCAGAAAAAAGAAAATAAAAAGAAACAGGAACGTAATTAA
- the spoVE gene encoding stage V sporulation protein E: MLIIIALLTIGSVMIYSASYVQAEYNFGDSFFYLKRQLLFSVVGIAAMFFIMSIPYGTWKKYSKILLLVCFILLLAVLIPGVGMERNGAQSWIGIGAFSIQPSEFMKLGLIIYLSVFLSVNQKYITSFKNGFLPSIILVFTAFGLIMLQPDLGTGVVLILTCMMMIFVAGAKLSHFFGIASIGVAGFLYLIISAPYRISRITAFLNPWEDPLGDGFQIIQSLYALGPGGLMGVGLGNSLQKYFYLPEPQTDFIFAILGEELGFIGGTALIVLFVLLFWRGVRIGIEAPDPFGRFLALGIVSMITIQVMINVSVVIGLIPVTGITLPFLSYGGSSLTLTMCSVGILLNISKYSRI, from the coding sequence ATGCTCATTATCATTGCTCTGCTTACCATAGGAAGTGTCATGATTTACAGTGCTTCTTATGTCCAGGCGGAATATAATTTTGGGGATTCCTTCTTTTATTTAAAACGTCAATTGCTTTTTAGTGTGGTGGGAATTGCTGCGATGTTTTTCATTATGTCGATTCCTTATGGTACATGGAAAAAATACAGTAAAATATTATTGCTTGTTTGTTTTATCCTGCTTCTTGCCGTATTGATTCCGGGGGTTGGGATGGAACGGAATGGTGCGCAGAGTTGGATAGGGATCGGAGCATTCAGTATTCAGCCTTCCGAATTCATGAAACTTGGTCTGATCATCTATTTATCCGTTTTTCTGTCTGTTAACCAGAAGTACATTACCTCATTTAAAAACGGATTTCTGCCGTCTATAATTCTTGTATTCACGGCATTTGGCTTGATTATGCTGCAGCCCGACCTTGGAACAGGGGTTGTTTTAATATTGACCTGTATGATGATGATCTTTGTAGCCGGAGCAAAGCTATCCCATTTTTTTGGTATTGCGTCAATCGGGGTGGCGGGGTTTTTATACCTGATTATATCTGCCCCATATCGTATTAGCAGGATAACTGCATTTTTAAATCCATGGGAAGACCCCCTTGGTGATGGATTCCAAATTATCCAGTCCTTATATGCTCTGGGACCTGGGGGATTAATGGGGGTTGGACTTGGAAACAGTTTGCAAAAATACTTTTATCTGCCTGAGCCGCAGACAGATTTTATATTTGCCATTCTCGGTGAGGAATTGGGCTTTATTGGCGGTACCGCCTTAATTGTATTATTTGTACTTTTGTTTTGGCGCGGGGTCCGGATTGGAATAGAGGCACCAGATCCATTTGGCCGGTTTTTGGCACTTGGAATCGTTTCAATGATTACCATTCAGGTTATGATAAATGTCAGTGTTGTCATTGGTCTGATCCCTGTTACCGGCATAACACTGCCATTCTTAAGTTATGGGGGATCATCCCTGACATTAACAATGTGTTCAGTGGGCATATTATTGAATATCAGCAAGTATTCCAGAATATAA
- the ftsL gene encoding cell division protein FtsL: MSANQARSWEQTYAPQPQQQEKQKAVKVKKQSWITKGEKVLYSLFGFCIIIASVYMVSFASSTEQLNKEVQSLENTVDHQQVINEGLTYEKAKLSEPERIIRIAHKHGLTIQASEVKQATAYNN; the protein is encoded by the coding sequence ATGAGTGCAAATCAGGCGCGCAGTTGGGAACAAACATATGCACCACAGCCGCAGCAACAGGAAAAACAAAAAGCAGTAAAAGTTAAAAAACAAAGTTGGATTACAAAAGGTGAAAAAGTCTTGTATTCGTTGTTTGGTTTTTGTATAATTATCGCATCCGTCTATATGGTTTCATTTGCATCGTCAACCGAGCAGCTTAACAAAGAAGTGCAATCTCTTGAGAATACTGTTGATCATCAACAGGTTATCAACGAAGGACTTACATACGAGAAAGCTAAACTTAGTGAACCAGAGCGTATTATTAGAATTGCACACAAGCATGGATTGACGATTCAGGCATCTGAAGTGAAACAAGCTACTGCGTATAACAACTAA
- the mraY gene encoding phospho-N-acetylmuramoyl-pentapeptide-transferase — MNIYILLMTIAIAFLITVLLSPIFIPFLRRLKFGQSIREEGPQSHLKKTGTPTMGGTMIVISVIATALIMVGKFSDSSIGYELWLLIFVLVGYGLLGFLDDFIKVAMKRNLGLTSRQKMVGQLIIALVFYFILQYNDFGTYVQIPGTSIQLELGWGYALLIIFMLVGASNAVNLTDGLDGLLAGTAAIAFGAFAILAWYGTPQAEITIFALAVVGALLGFLVFNAHPAKVFMGDTGSLALGGAIAAIAILTKLEIILIIIGGVFVIETLSVIIQVVSFKLTGKRVFKMSPLHHHYELMGWSEWRVVTTFWLVGLIFAALGIYIEVWLT, encoded by the coding sequence ATGAACATATATATATTACTTATGACAATAGCGATAGCATTTTTAATAACCGTCCTTTTATCACCGATATTCATTCCTTTCCTGCGTCGCCTAAAGTTTGGACAGAGTATCAGGGAAGAAGGACCACAGTCACATTTGAAAAAAACAGGAACACCTACTATGGGTGGTACGATGATTGTAATCAGTGTTATTGCAACAGCTTTGATTATGGTTGGCAAATTCAGTGACAGCTCCATTGGCTATGAGCTTTGGCTGCTGATATTTGTTCTTGTCGGCTATGGGTTGCTCGGATTTTTGGATGATTTTATCAAGGTAGCCATGAAACGAAATCTGGGGTTGACTTCACGGCAAAAAATGGTTGGTCAGCTTATCATAGCACTTGTATTTTACTTTATTTTGCAATATAACGATTTTGGGACGTATGTGCAAATCCCTGGTACTTCCATTCAACTGGAACTTGGTTGGGGCTATGCACTGCTGATTATTTTTATGCTTGTTGGTGCATCTAATGCTGTCAATCTTACTGATGGACTTGATGGATTACTTGCAGGAACAGCTGCGATAGCATTTGGTGCATTTGCAATACTGGCATGGTATGGAACACCTCAGGCAGAAATCACAATTTTTGCTTTGGCTGTTGTAGGTGCCTTGCTCGGCTTTTTAGTGTTCAATGCCCACCCGGCCAAAGTGTTTATGGGAGACACCGGTTCACTCGCACTTGGGGGAGCAATCGCTGCAATAGCAATCTTGACGAAACTGGAAATTATTCTTATTATCATCGGTGGCGTATTTGTAATTGAAACACTTTCTGTCATCATTCAGGTAGTCTCGTTTAAGTTAACTGGTAAAAGGGTATTCAAAATGAGCCCGCTGCACCACCATTATGAATTGATGGGATGGTCTGAGTGGCGGGTAGTAACAACTTTTTGGCTCGTAGGATTAATCTTTGCAGCCTTAGGTATTTATATAGAGGTGTGGTTAACTTGA
- the murD gene encoding UDP-N-acetylmuramoyl-L-alanine--D-glutamate ligase, which produces MKKLTNFPYAHALVLGLAKSGTAAARLLLQNGIKVRVNDKQSSGNEEAVSELESMGAEVITGFHPLSVLDDIDIIVKNPGIPYENPLLTEAANRGIPIITEIEIAGNLVESSIIGITGSNGKTTTTTLITEMLRESNQPVQVAGNIGYVASEVAQTLKESEKMVLELSSFQLMGVQTFKPKIAVLLNIFEAHLDYHKTFENYKKAKCNIFANQSKDDNLVFNADDPVVSEAVLQASSYKIPFSMEKQLNDGAWIDDNNIYYGSEKIISRSEIVLVGSHNLQNILAAVCAAKLSGATTKGIREVLTTFSGVKHRTQYVENVAGRLFYNDSKATNILATQKALASFQQPVILLAGGLDRGNEFDDLLPYLNHVKGMILFGETTEKLEKLANQANIDFIQRAETMNEAVTYAFDHSEEGDVILMSPACASWDQYRSFEERGDMFIQAVHTL; this is translated from the coding sequence TTGAAGAAATTAACGAACTTCCCTTACGCACATGCCCTTGTATTGGGGCTGGCAAAAAGTGGAACTGCAGCAGCAAGACTGCTGTTACAAAATGGCATAAAGGTTCGGGTGAACGACAAACAAAGCAGTGGAAATGAAGAAGCAGTCAGCGAGCTTGAGTCAATGGGAGCAGAAGTAATAACCGGTTTCCATCCGCTTTCTGTATTGGATGATATTGATATTATTGTCAAAAACCCCGGAATTCCTTATGAGAACCCATTGCTTACAGAGGCAGCCAATCGTGGTATCCCTATTATTACTGAAATTGAAATCGCTGGTAATTTGGTGGAAAGTTCAATTATCGGTATAACCGGTTCGAATGGAAAAACAACAACAACCACGCTAATTACAGAAATGCTCAGGGAAAGCAATCAGCCGGTACAGGTTGCAGGAAATATTGGCTACGTTGCTTCCGAAGTCGCCCAGACACTTAAAGAGAGTGAAAAGATGGTTCTGGAGTTATCTTCGTTTCAGTTAATGGGTGTACAGACATTTAAACCGAAAATTGCTGTTCTTTTGAACATCTTTGAAGCACATTTGGATTATCATAAGACCTTTGAGAACTACAAAAAAGCGAAATGTAATATTTTCGCCAATCAATCAAAAGATGATAACCTTGTTTTCAATGCGGATGATCCCGTCGTCAGTGAAGCAGTATTACAAGCATCGTCCTATAAAATACCATTTTCGATGGAAAAGCAACTTAATGATGGTGCATGGATTGATGACAACAATATTTATTACGGGTCGGAAAAAATCATTAGCCGCAGTGAAATCGTGCTGGTTGGCAGTCATAACCTGCAGAATATTCTTGCTGCAGTTTGTGCTGCAAAATTAAGCGGAGCGACCACTAAAGGAATACGGGAAGTACTGACGACTTTTTCTGGTGTTAAACATCGCACACAGTATGTCGAAAATGTTGCCGGCCGATTATTTTACAATGATTCAAAGGCGACCAATATTCTGGCAACACAAAAGGCGCTGGCTTCTTTTCAACAACCGGTTATTTTACTGGCAGGCGGTCTTGACCGGGGAAATGAATTTGATGATTTATTACCATATTTGAACCATGTAAAAGGTATGATTCTGTTTGGTGAAACCACTGAAAAATTGGAGAAACTGGCAAATCAGGCCAATATCGATTTTATACAGCGCGCAGAAACAATGAATGAAGCAGTCACCTATGCATTTGACCATTCCGAAGAGGGGGATGTCATTTTAATGTCCCCTGCCTGTGCAAGTTGGGATCAATACCGCTCCTTTGAAGAAAGAGGAGACATGTTTATACAAGCTGTGCATACATTATAG